The following are encoded together in the Thermococcus sibiricus MM 739 genome:
- a CDS encoding aminotransferase-like domain-containing protein has protein sequence MELEKRLKEKLEAPTLDYEKYFSKKALGMKASEIRELLKLVESSDVISLAGGLPAPETFPVEIIEEITKEVLKEHAAQALQYGTTKGFTPLRLALAEWMRKRYEIPISKVDIMITSGSQQALDLIGRVFINPGDIVVVEGPTYLATLQAFKYYDPELVQIPLDDEGMRVDLLEEKLEELEKEGKRVKVVYTIPTFQNPAGVTMSEKRRKRLLELASQYDFIIVEDNPYGELRYSGEHIKPIKAWDEGGRVLYLGTFSKILAPGFRIGWIAGEPHFIRKLEIAKQSIDLCTNTFSQVIAWKYVEGGHLDAHIPRIVDFYKPKRDAMLKALEEFMPEGVKWTKPEGGMFVWVTLPESIDTKAMFEKAVSKGVAYVPGEAFFAYRDVKNAMRLNFTYVSEEKIREGIKRLAEAIKEEMKK, from the coding sequence ATGGAGCTTGAAAAAAGACTTAAAGAGAAATTAGAGGCCCCAACCTTGGATTATGAAAAATACTTCTCAAAAAAGGCGCTTGGAATGAAGGCTTCAGAGATTAGAGAGCTCTTGAAGCTTGTAGAAAGTTCAGATGTAATTTCGCTGGCGGGAGGACTCCCAGCACCTGAGACATTCCCTGTTGAAATAATCGAAGAGATTACAAAGGAGGTTCTTAAGGAGCATGCTGCTCAGGCTCTTCAGTACGGAACTACCAAGGGATTCACCCCATTAAGGCTCGCTTTGGCAGAGTGGATGAGGAAGAGATACGAAATCCCAATCTCAAAGGTTGATATAATGATTACTAGCGGTTCACAACAGGCCCTTGACCTTATTGGAAGAGTTTTCATAAATCCGGGAGACATTGTTGTTGTTGAAGGGCCCACTTATCTGGCAACTCTCCAGGCCTTCAAGTATTATGATCCAGAATTAGTCCAGATTCCCCTCGATGATGAAGGTATGAGGGTAGATCTCCTTGAAGAGAAATTGGAAGAGCTGGAAAAGGAGGGTAAGAGAGTAAAGGTAGTTTACACAATTCCAACGTTCCAGAATCCCGCTGGAGTCACCATGAGTGAGAAGAGGAGAAAGAGGCTCCTTGAACTAGCATCCCAATACGACTTCATAATAGTTGAGGACAATCCTTATGGAGAGCTTCGCTACTCTGGAGAACACATAAAGCCAATTAAAGCATGGGATGAAGGGGGAAGGGTACTTTATCTGGGAACCTTCTCAAAGATTCTGGCCCCAGGATTTAGAATTGGGTGGATAGCTGGAGAGCCCCACTTCATAAGAAAATTGGAGATAGCAAAGCAGAGTATTGATCTATGTACTAACACCTTCAGCCAAGTAATAGCTTGGAAATATGTTGAGGGAGGCCACTTGGATGCTCATATTCCAAGGATAGTTGATTTCTACAAGCCTAAGAGGGACGCCATGTTAAAAGCTTTGGAAGAGTTCATGCCCGAGGGAGTTAAGTGGACAAAGCCTGAGGGAGGAATGTTTGTCTGGGTCACACTACCAGAAAGCATTGACACAAAGGCAATGTTCGAAAAGGCTGTTAGTAAAGGCGTTGCATATGTCCCGGGAGAGGCATTCTTCGCTTATAGGGATGTGAAAAACGCCATGAGGCTTAACTTTACCTACGTTTCTGAAGAAAAGATTAGAGAAGGTATTAAACGTCTTGCAGAGGCCATAAAAGAGGAAATGAAGAAGTAG
- a CDS encoding ribonuclease H-like domain-containing protein, translating to MIEWNDYFVKELKRRFMEKYGEKPLEEAFPVRDTKKCCLIEERERIKLELPDVEKVKWNLLSSLSLLPGVGPRTEMKLKERGYSTLKDLMKHPRFENEASRILRLLEERRIHEIVEYIGRRFKMSHPLILHCAAFHDLEKFLVVDIETLGLFNCPIILIGTGEFRGNEFIVKQYFARNLREEESIIRMFLDAVREKEALITFNGRRFDVPFIQERLQHYGIEEKLELPNYDIYLFSRGLVVGVPDHRLQTLERYLLGIEREDDVPSALIPDFYYYYLKTGKAALAIPIIKHNALDIITTARLFDMLLKTIRD from the coding sequence TTGATAGAATGGAATGATTATTTTGTGAAGGAGCTCAAAAGGCGGTTTATGGAGAAGTATGGGGAGAAGCCCCTAGAGGAGGCCTTTCCTGTAAGAGATACGAAGAAGTGTTGTTTAATAGAAGAAAGGGAGAGAATTAAACTGGAGTTGCCAGATGTTGAGAAGGTAAAATGGAATCTTTTATCCTCCCTATCATTATTACCTGGAGTTGGACCTCGCACAGAGATGAAACTCAAGGAGAGAGGTTATTCCACTCTAAAGGACCTTATGAAGCACCCCAGATTTGAAAATGAGGCTTCTAGAATATTGAGGCTTTTAGAGGAACGCCGAATTCATGAAATTGTGGAATATATAGGGAGAAGGTTCAAAATGTCACATCCTCTCATTCTTCACTGTGCCGCTTTCCACGATCTAGAAAAGTTTCTTGTTGTTGATATCGAGACATTGGGCCTTTTTAATTGTCCAATAATTTTAATAGGAACAGGAGAGTTTAGAGGTAATGAATTCATCGTAAAACAGTATTTTGCGAGAAATCTGAGGGAGGAAGAATCTATAATTCGGATGTTTCTCGATGCAGTTAGAGAAAAGGAGGCCCTGATAACCTTCAATGGGAGGCGGTTTGATGTTCCATTCATTCAGGAGAGATTACAGCATTATGGAATTGAAGAGAAGCTTGAATTGCCGAACTATGATATTTATCTCTTTTCTAGGGGCCTGGTTGTGGGAGTTCCTGATCATAGGCTACAAACTCTTGAAAGGTATTTATTGGGGATTGAAAGAGAAGATGATGTTCCAAGTGCTCTAATACCTGATTTCTATTACTATTATTTAAAAACTGGAAAGGCTGCTCTGGCAATCCCAATAATAAAGCACAATGCTTTGGATATAATAACAACTGCAAGGCTTTTTGATATGTTGCTTAAGACAATTAGAGACTGA
- the taw3 gene encoding tRNA(Phe) 7-((3-amino-3-carboxypropyl)-4-demethylwyosine(37)-N(4))-methyltransferase Taw3: MRAKRESLKILINAIKENKVDDDIIDLLFLINSINGVYTTSSCSGRMGVIEEPGIGVKPLARWLLKEHRPVTFEEVKESLKNAQNGIIFLKVQPPIFHVVAESMEIAKKIHEIGLASGFKYTTFKALNKGRMLVEINGTEYLTVPLGMDGKTLISDEYLEFSVKLGNKMLERSKSRLPRLEENFKKLKEVLGEDELFHEIVED; this comes from the coding sequence ATGAGGGCAAAGCGAGAATCATTAAAAATTCTCATCAATGCCATTAAAGAGAACAAGGTTGATGATGATATAATTGACCTGCTCTTTCTGATAAATTCCATAAATGGGGTTTATACTACAAGCTCATGTTCAGGAAGGATGGGTGTGATAGAAGAACCTGGGATAGGGGTCAAACCTCTCGCAAGATGGTTGCTTAAGGAGCACAGGCCCGTCACTTTTGAAGAGGTCAAAGAGAGCTTAAAAAACGCTCAAAACGGCATTATATTTCTAAAGGTTCAACCTCCAATCTTTCATGTCGTTGCGGAGAGCATGGAAATAGCAAAGAAGATTCATGAAATTGGATTGGCCTCTGGCTTTAAATACACCACCTTCAAAGCTCTCAATAAAGGAAGGATGCTTGTGGAGATAAATGGGACCGAATACCTAACAGTCCCTCTGGGAATGGATGGAAAGACTTTGATAAGCGATGAATACCTTGAGTTTTCGGTTAAATTGGGTAACAAAATGCTTGAGCGGAGTAAGTCTCGACTTCCAAGACTGGAAGAAAACTTCAAAAAATTAAAGGAAGTACTTGGGGAGGATGAGCTGTTCCACGAAATAGTGGAGGATTAA
- a CDS encoding cob(I)yrinic acid a,c-diamide adenosyltransferase, with product MSITTKTGDKGTTGIFTGERIVKFSPIIEANGTIDELSSFLGEAKHYVDDELKEILEKIQVELYSLMAEIASKGEYKKVGEKEISHLEELIRKFEEDVKLEGFVIPGSTLASAKLDVCRAVARRAERKVSKVVLEYGIAEDALKYLNRLSDLLFVMARYIELKEGKIKYAK from the coding sequence ATGAGCATAACAACCAAAACCGGAGATAAAGGAACCACGGGAATATTCACTGGAGAGCGAATAGTCAAATTTTCCCCAATAATCGAGGCTAACGGCACTATAGATGAGTTGAGCTCATTCTTGGGAGAAGCGAAGCATTATGTTGATGATGAACTTAAGGAGATTCTGGAAAAAATCCAGGTTGAGCTTTATTCCCTCATGGCCGAAATTGCGAGTAAAGGGGAATACAAAAAGGTTGGAGAAAAGGAGATATCCCACTTGGAGGAGCTCATCAGAAAGTTTGAAGAGGACGTTAAGCTTGAAGGCTTTGTTATCCCGGGCTCGACACTGGCGAGCGCAAAACTTGACGTATGCCGGGCAGTGGCCAGAAGGGCAGAAAGGAAGGTTTCTAAGGTGGTTCTGGAATACGGAATTGCCGAGGATGCTCTAAAATATCTCAACCGTCTGAGCGACTTGCTTTTTGTAATGGCCCGTTATATTGAGCTCAAAGAGGGAAAAATCAAATATGCGAAGTGA
- a CDS encoding DUF4350 domain-containing protein: MDNKAYRLRVGTYYGSEERAYLKFNLSELGIPPEFIISVTLNLYAYYHEGSKTHNITVYGVADNWNEYTINWTNKPQNLTNALDWQLGKSVYKWYSWNVTDFVKSEMEGDKVVSFMLHSNLSHEPIKDYIYFASKETSYTDEKPYLEIVYRSPISISSLNVPKSAFRNQPFKIKVILQNNKILDENVTFLIYVDGQLFKNETILMKANSSKELSYEYTLQTLGTHQIKAELGDYDTKYSTIKVVEHPMDIMSRLTTFYDIRYVTYLKPLLDEKYSSYLDIISELEEYGVDLGPLKDKIGAIDASMLLIEEYYSEYLEIKGRYIRPLYPYPLMSYIRNAFLLTRETINRINEIMPILNETLIRAKESPGNQTQISLVRVLVDSSHGQHYNDQRLQKLITKMEDELGWMVDVNNEKLTPETLSYYNVLIITNPRSDITDEEAQAIKEWVENGGGLLITGDWYAFVYYRSLNKVTEEFGIRFNDDELMDDERNTGRPYFPLVGEFNLNHPAMKFLNESSQLYYNGDTLDVSGNAIWLIRGYETSYAEGENNEISKEKGSKPIVAAAVEVENGKIVAYGSSKAISDDYYGRYIDSNWPFLKGVLLWLAGEI, encoded by the coding sequence GTGGATAATAAGGCATACAGGCTTAGAGTGGGCACATATTATGGAAGCGAGGAGAGAGCATATCTAAAGTTCAACTTAAGTGAACTCGGGATTCCACCAGAATTTATTATAAGTGTAACTCTTAACTTGTATGCCTATTATCACGAGGGAAGTAAAACCCACAATATAACGGTCTATGGGGTCGCTGATAACTGGAATGAGTATACCATAAATTGGACCAATAAGCCTCAAAACCTTACTAATGCTCTGGATTGGCAGTTAGGAAAGAGTGTATACAAGTGGTATTCATGGAATGTAACAGATTTCGTCAAGAGTGAGATGGAGGGAGATAAAGTAGTTAGTTTCATGCTTCATTCCAACTTAAGTCATGAACCTATTAAAGACTACATCTATTTTGCCTCAAAGGAGACATCATATACAGATGAAAAACCATACCTTGAAATTGTCTACCGGTCTCCTATCAGTATATCCAGCCTTAATGTCCCGAAGTCTGCCTTTAGAAACCAGCCATTCAAAATAAAGGTAATACTCCAAAATAACAAAATCCTTGATGAAAATGTCACTTTTCTAATTTATGTGGATGGCCAACTTTTCAAGAATGAAACCATCTTAATGAAGGCTAATTCATCAAAAGAACTTTCTTATGAATACACACTCCAAACCCTTGGCACACACCAGATAAAAGCCGAACTAGGAGATTATGACACTAAGTACTCAACTATAAAAGTGGTTGAACACCCAATGGATATAATGAGCAGACTCACAACATTCTATGATATTAGATACGTCACCTATCTCAAACCTCTATTAGATGAGAAATATTCCTCATATTTAGATATCATTTCAGAGTTAGAAGAATATGGGGTTGACCTTGGGCCGCTCAAAGACAAGATAGGAGCTATAGACGCCAGCATGCTGCTTATAGAAGAATATTACTCAGAATACCTAGAAATCAAAGGCAGGTACATAAGACCCTTGTATCCTTACCCCCTGATGTCATATATACGAAATGCATTCTTATTGACAAGAGAAACCATTAACAGAATAAATGAAATAATGCCTATTCTCAATGAGACTCTTATTAGAGCTAAAGAATCACCTGGAAACCAGACTCAAATCTCCTTAGTGAGAGTCCTTGTTGACTCGAGCCACGGACAGCACTATAATGACCAAAGACTTCAAAAACTAATAACTAAAATGGAAGATGAGCTAGGATGGATGGTGGATGTGAACAATGAGAAGTTAACACCTGAAACTCTCTCCTACTATAATGTGCTGATCATTACAAATCCAAGATCCGACATTACGGACGAAGAAGCCCAAGCAATCAAAGAATGGGTTGAAAATGGAGGAGGGTTACTTATTACCGGCGATTGGTACGCCTTCGTTTATTACAGAAGCCTCAACAAGGTTACTGAGGAGTTTGGTATCAGATTCAACGATGATGAACTTATGGACGATGAAAGAAATACGGGTAGACCCTACTTTCCACTAGTAGGTGAATTCAATCTTAACCATCCAGCAATGAAATTCCTCAACGAGAGCTCTCAACTCTACTATAATGGCGACACCTTAGATGTGAGCGGAAACGCGATATGGCTCATTAGAGGATATGAAACTTCCTATGCCGAGGGTGAAAATAATGAGATTTCAAAAGAAAAAGGCTCAAAACCAATCGTAGCAGCTGCTGTTGAAGTTGAAAACGGAAAAATTGTGGCTTATGGATCAAGCAAAGCAATCAGTGATGATTACTATGGAAGATACATAGATAGCAACTGGCCATTCCTGAAAGGAGTATTACTATGGTTGGCAGGGGAAATTTGA
- a CDS encoding ribose 1,5-bisphosphate isomerase yields MKIVKDVLDIADKIKTMEIRGAGKIARSAALALQIQAEKSKAQTADELWNETKEAARLLYHTRPTAVSLPNALRYVTYRAKAAYSGGASLEELKFVIMNSAKEFIHNSENAVKRIAEFGAKRIEDGDIIMTHCHSKAAIGVMRRAWEDGKDIKVIVTETRPRYQGKLTAKELAEAGIPVIYVVDGAARHYMKMTDKVVMGADSITANGAVINKVGTALLALTAKEHRVWVMIAAETYKFHPETLLGQLVEIEERDPYEVVPKEELETWPKNIVVKNPAFDVTPPEYIDVIITEKSVIPPYAAIDILKEEFGWALKYTEPWED; encoded by the coding sequence ATGAAAATAGTCAAAGACGTTTTAGATATCGCAGATAAAATAAAGACAATGGAAATAAGAGGTGCTGGGAAGATAGCTAGATCGGCAGCTTTAGCCTTACAAATTCAAGCTGAAAAAAGCAAAGCACAGACTGCTGATGAACTCTGGAATGAAACTAAAGAGGCCGCTAGACTATTATACCATACACGACCCACCGCTGTTTCTCTCCCAAATGCACTAAGATATGTCACTTATCGTGCAAAAGCCGCATATAGCGGCGGAGCAAGCTTAGAAGAACTTAAGTTTGTAATCATGAACTCTGCGAAGGAGTTCATACACAACTCGGAAAACGCAGTTAAAAGAATAGCAGAATTTGGAGCAAAGAGAATTGAAGATGGAGATATAATAATGACACACTGTCACTCAAAAGCAGCAATTGGTGTGATGAGAAGAGCTTGGGAAGATGGCAAAGATATCAAAGTAATCGTTACTGAGACTAGGCCCCGTTATCAAGGAAAACTCACCGCCAAAGAGTTAGCAGAAGCTGGAATTCCTGTCATCTATGTTGTGGATGGTGCAGCAAGACACTATATGAAAATGACGGACAAAGTGGTAATGGGTGCAGATTCAATAACTGCCAACGGTGCGGTGATTAACAAGGTAGGAACAGCTTTACTAGCCTTAACAGCAAAAGAACATCGTGTCTGGGTAATGATCGCTGCTGAGACATATAAATTCCACCCAGAGACTCTTCTGGGACAGTTAGTAGAAATTGAAGAGAGAGATCCGTATGAAGTGGTTCCAAAGGAAGAACTCGAAACATGGCCGAAAAACATTGTTGTAAAGAATCCGGCCTTTGATGTGACTCCACCAGAGTATATAGATGTGATAATCACTGAAAAGTCAGTTATACCCCCATATGCTGCTATAGACATCCTAAAAGAAGAATTTGGATGGGCCCTTAAGTACACAGAGCCCTGGGAGGATTAA
- a CDS encoding cysteate racemase, whose translation MEKIIGILGGMGPLATVDLFRRIVMKTPAKKDQDHPRIIIYNNSKVPDRTAYILGRGKDPLPELLDSARKLEKWGADFIIMPCNTAHFFAEDIQKAINIPLINMIEEAAEHIKNLGLKKAGLLATEGTVKGLVYHRALLKRGIEIAVPNEKDQKALMDAIYEGIKAGNLEWGRQKMLEVAKKLEKRCDGLIAGCTEVSVALRQEDFEVPFIDPMDVIAEKAVKLALGL comes from the coding sequence ATGGAAAAGATTATTGGCATACTAGGTGGAATGGGCCCGCTTGCAACAGTTGACCTATTTAGGAGAATAGTTATGAAAACACCAGCGAAAAAGGATCAGGATCATCCAAGAATCATAATTTACAATAACTCCAAAGTTCCGGATAGAACAGCATACATTCTCGGTAGAGGAAAAGATCCCCTTCCAGAGCTCTTAGATAGTGCGAGAAAGCTTGAGAAGTGGGGGGCTGACTTTATAATAATGCCATGCAATACGGCCCATTTCTTTGCAGAAGACATTCAAAAAGCCATTAATATACCCCTTATAAACATGATTGAAGAAGCTGCCGAGCACATAAAAAATTTGGGCCTAAAAAAAGCCGGACTTCTGGCAACAGAGGGAACTGTGAAAGGGTTGGTCTACCACAGAGCGCTCTTGAAGAGGGGGATTGAGATAGCAGTGCCAAATGAAAAAGATCAAAAGGCGCTGATGGATGCGATCTATGAGGGCATAAAAGCTGGAAATCTAGAATGGGGAAGGCAGAAGATGCTCGAAGTTGCCAAGAAGCTTGAAAAAAGGTGTGATGGGTTGATAGCAGGCTGTACTGAAGTAAGTGTAGCTTTAAGGCAAGAAGATTTTGAAGTTCCTTTCATAGACCCCATGGATGTTATAGCTGAAAAGGCTGTGAAACTTGCTTTAGGCCTATAG